One uncultured Fibrobacter sp. genomic region harbors:
- a CDS encoding A24 family peptidase — translation MEEIPLWYSLAVFFVLGACVGSFYNVIVYRMPRGISLVNPPSHCPLCKKHIPLYYNLPIVGWLILRGRSACCKQPISIIYPIGESLCGLLGALALYAATGFTTDFWSPVTDWSVWADALALFWLLLGIYPVSAVDFKYKLIPDSISVGGIVAGLVISFIPGGITPVQSIVGALVAGGGLYLLGFVATKLLNKPAMGFGDVKLLAGFGALMGLTRAVEVLVVASILGIVVMVPYAKIAERRAAKKAAQGKASQNKDDSAENEEDEGAGQIPFGPFLAFAAPFMYLWGDLLKELYLKLILGE, via the coding sequence ATGGAAGAAATACCCCTTTGGTACAGTCTTGCCGTATTTTTTGTGCTGGGCGCCTGCGTAGGCAGCTTTTACAACGTGATTGTCTACCGTATGCCGCGAGGAATTTCTCTGGTGAATCCGCCTTCGCACTGTCCACTTTGCAAAAAGCACATTCCGCTCTACTACAACTTGCCGATTGTGGGCTGGCTCATCTTGCGGGGCAGGAGCGCCTGCTGCAAACAGCCCATCAGTATCATATATCCTATCGGTGAATCCCTGTGCGGGCTTCTGGGGGCGCTTGCCCTCTATGCGGCGACGGGCTTTACGACGGATTTCTGGTCTCCTGTCACGGACTGGAGCGTGTGGGCCGATGCGCTTGCCCTGTTCTGGCTCCTGCTGGGCATTTATCCGGTGAGCGCCGTTGACTTTAAGTATAAACTAATTCCCGATTCCATTTCGGTGGGCGGCATTGTCGCAGGTCTTGTAATCTCGTTTATTCCGGGCGGCATCACGCCTGTCCAGAGTATCGTGGGTGCCCTGGTTGCGGGGGGCGGGCTTTATCTGCTCGGTTTTGTTGCGACAAAGCTTCTCAATAAGCCCGCGATGGGTTTTGGAGATGTCAAGCTCCTGGCGGGCTTTGGCGCCCTGATGGGGCTTACCCGCGCCGTGGAAGTCCTGGTGGTGGCCTCTATCCTTGGAATTGTCGTCATGGTGCCGTATGCAAAGATTGCCGAACGCCGCGCCGCTAAAAAGGCAGCTCAAGGCAAGGCTTCGCAGAATAAAGACGATTCCGCGGAAAACGAGGAAGATGAAGGTGCCGGACAGATTCCTTTTGGTCCATTTTTGGCTTTTGCTGCACCATTTATGTATTTGTGGGGCGATTTGCTAAAAGAACTTTACTTAAAACTTATTTTGGGCGAATAG
- a CDS encoding dTDP-glucose 4,6-dehydratase: MKNIVITGGAGFIGSHVVRLFVNKYPEYKIINLDKLTYAGNLANLKDIENKPNYKFVKMDICDFDAFYKLMQDEKVDGIIHLAAESHVDRSIKDPFTFAKTNVMGTLTLLQAAKLYWESLPEKYEGKRFYHISTDEVYGALKMNHPEGITPPFTTTASSSEHHLAYGDDFFYETTKYTPHSPYSASKAGSDHFVRAFHDTYGMPTIVTNCSNNYGPYQFPEKLIPLFINNIRHKKPLPVYGKGENVRDWLFVEDHARAIDVIFHNGKIAETYNIGGFNEWKNIDIIKVVIKTVDKLLGRAEGEDLNLITYVTDRLGHDARYAIDSTKLQKELGWEPSLQFEEGIEKTVRWYLDNQEWLDNITSGDYEKYYETMYKNR; encoded by the coding sequence ATGAAGAATATCGTGATTACCGGCGGTGCGGGTTTTATCGGAAGCCACGTGGTGCGCCTTTTTGTGAACAAGTACCCGGAATACAAGATTATCAACCTCGATAAGCTTACCTACGCGGGTAACCTCGCTAATCTCAAGGATATTGAAAATAAGCCGAACTACAAGTTCGTGAAGATGGATATTTGCGACTTTGACGCCTTCTACAAACTCATGCAAGACGAAAAAGTCGACGGCATCATCCATCTCGCTGCCGAAAGCCACGTAGACCGCTCCATCAAGGACCCGTTCACCTTTGCGAAGACGAACGTGATGGGCACGCTCACGCTTTTGCAGGCCGCGAAGCTCTACTGGGAAAGCCTCCCTGAAAAGTACGAAGGCAAGCGCTTCTACCACATTTCGACCGATGAAGTCTACGGTGCCCTCAAGATGAACCACCCGGAAGGCATCACGCCTCCGTTCACGACGACGGCCTCCAGCTCGGAACATCACTTGGCCTACGGTGACGATTTCTTCTACGAAACCACCAAGTACACGCCGCACAGCCCGTATTCCGCATCGAAGGCCGGCTCCGACCACTTCGTTCGCGCCTTCCACGACACCTACGGCATGCCGACGATTGTCACGAACTGCTCCAACAATTACGGTCCGTACCAGTTCCCCGAAAAGCTGATTCCGCTTTTCATCAACAACATCCGCCACAAGAAGCCGCTCCCGGTTTACGGCAAGGGTGAAAACGTCCGCGACTGGCTCTTTGTCGAAGACCACGCCCGCGCCATCGACGTGATTTTCCACAACGGAAAGATTGCCGAAACCTACAACATCGGCGGCTTCAACGAATGGAAGAACATCGACATTATCAAGGTCGTCATCAAGACCGTCGATAAGCTCCTTGGCCGTGCCGAGGGCGAAGACTTGAACCTCATCACCTACGTGACGGACCGCCTGGGCCACGACGCCCGCTACGCCATCGACTCCACCAAGCTCCAGAAGGAACTCGGCTGGGAACCGTCGCTGCAGTTCGAGGAAGGCATCGAAAAGACGGTGCGCTGGTACCTCGACAACCAGGAATGGCTCGACAACATCACCAGCGGCGACTACGAAAAGTATTACGAAACGATGTATAAGAATAGGTAA
- a CDS encoding low molecular weight protein-tyrosine-phosphatase codes for MKHILVVCTGNICRSPTGEYCLKKELGPEFEVMSAGLGALVDHPAHELSQKIALEHGIDMSAHRARQINLDILKWADLILVMENGHKMDLLHRYPWLEGKVFRYGEPQRVDVPDPYRRPENAFVLAWNFISKLTPYWVQKIKESEGQA; via the coding sequence ATGAAACACATTTTAGTTGTATGTACTGGCAACATTTGCCGCAGTCCTACGGGCGAATACTGCCTCAAGAAAGAACTGGGTCCCGAATTTGAAGTGATGAGTGCTGGCCTCGGAGCGCTGGTCGACCATCCGGCCCATGAACTCAGCCAAAAGATTGCGCTGGAGCACGGTATCGATATGAGTGCGCATCGCGCACGCCAAATCAATTTGGATATTCTCAAGTGGGCAGACCTTATTTTGGTGATGGAAAACGGTCACAAGATGGATCTGCTGCACCGCTATCCTTGGCTCGAAGGCAAGGTGTTCCGTTACGGTGAACCGCAACGTGTCGATGTTCCCGACCCGTACCGCCGTCCAGAAAACGCCTTTGTCTTGGCATGGAATTTTATCTCTAAACTGACCCCGTACTGGGTACAAAAAATCAAAGAAAGCGAAGGCCAGGCGTAA
- a CDS encoding polysaccharide biosynthesis/export family protein, giving the protein MKKVVLGLCAGAAAVLSGCALGPQMRMSLPDDAAEYNGMKVFVHNIDAGEMENAVASADGSDSQGDLKDLLVDSLPALEYRIGPLDMVQVVVWEHPELTSPMGQYQPAGQKVTTDGKLFYPYAGELQAAGLTAQELRAEITKRLSDKILNDPQVDVRVTGYNSRKAFVAGAVAKPGFISFNENPMTLPDAIANVGGFSNVADASAMQLRRGEKIYNINYLDAFKSNLPLERLVVQPNDQIFVPSLTETQKDQKVYVMGEVAKSGIVNIYNGNLTLAEALAAAGGLQAVNATSRGVYVIRNTSEKQIDVFQLNSKNAMALAMADRFKLSSRDVVYVDASDLATWNRMISLILPSVQTVYYGALTAHHIHVAKDDYFSDDKK; this is encoded by the coding sequence ATGAAGAAAGTTGTTTTGGGTCTTTGCGCCGGTGCTGCTGCCGTTTTGAGTGGTTGCGCTCTTGGACCGCAAATGCGAATGAGCCTGCCTGACGATGCTGCCGAATACAATGGCATGAAGGTGTTCGTTCACAATATTGATGCTGGTGAAATGGAAAATGCCGTTGCCAGCGCGGATGGTTCCGATAGTCAGGGCGACTTGAAGGACCTGTTGGTGGATTCTCTCCCTGCTCTTGAATACCGCATCGGACCTCTGGACATGGTTCAGGTGGTGGTGTGGGAACACCCGGAACTGACATCTCCTATGGGTCAGTACCAGCCGGCAGGCCAGAAGGTGACGACCGACGGTAAGCTGTTCTACCCGTATGCAGGTGAACTTCAGGCGGCCGGTCTTACGGCGCAGGAACTCCGTGCCGAAATCACGAAGCGTCTCTCTGACAAGATCTTGAACGATCCTCAGGTGGATGTCCGCGTGACCGGATATAATAGCCGGAAGGCTTTCGTAGCGGGCGCTGTTGCAAAGCCGGGCTTTATCTCCTTTAATGAAAACCCGATGACCCTCCCCGATGCTATCGCCAATGTAGGCGGTTTCTCTAACGTGGCTGATGCATCTGCCATGCAGCTTCGTCGTGGCGAAAAGATCTACAATATCAATTACCTGGACGCCTTCAAGTCGAATCTTCCCCTTGAACGCCTCGTGGTGCAGCCCAACGACCAGATCTTCGTGCCTTCGCTTACTGAAACGCAGAAAGACCAGAAGGTCTACGTGATGGGTGAAGTCGCCAAGTCCGGCATTGTCAATATCTATAACGGGAACCTGACCTTGGCTGAAGCGCTCGCCGCTGCCGGCGGTCTGCAGGCGGTGAACGCCACCTCCCGCGGAGTTTATGTTATCCGTAATACCTCAGAAAAGCAGATCGACGTGTTCCAGCTGAATTCCAAGAATGCGATGGCTCTTGCCATGGCAGACCGCTTCAAGCTGAGTTCTCGCGACGTGGTCTATGTGGATGCCTCTGATCTTGCTACATGGAACCGTATGATCAGCTTGATCCTCCCGTCTGTCCAGACGGTCTACTATGGTGCTCTGACAGCCCACCATATTCACGTAGCCAAGGACGACTACTTCTCGGATGATAAGAAATAG
- the rfbC gene encoding dTDP-4-dehydrorhamnose 3,5-epimerase, with protein MSKFNFIKTSIEGVTIVEPTVYGDHRGYFMETYNKAEFDAAGLDMVFVQDNESRSKKGVLRGLHFQKKNPQGKLVRVIEGEVFDVAVDLRKGSPTFGKWEGVVLSAENKKQFYIPEGFAHGFVVLSETATFVYKCTRLYDPKDEGGLMWNDPEIGIEWPVGNGFEPLLSEKDTKNPALKDLGFAFEL; from the coding sequence ATGTCTAAATTCAATTTCATCAAAACCTCTATCGAAGGTGTAACAATCGTCGAGCCGACGGTCTATGGCGACCATCGCGGCTACTTTATGGAAACCTACAACAAGGCGGAATTCGATGCCGCAGGCCTCGACATGGTCTTTGTGCAGGACAATGAATCCCGCAGTAAGAAGGGCGTTCTTCGCGGACTTCATTTCCAGAAGAAGAACCCGCAGGGAAAGCTTGTCCGCGTCATCGAGGGTGAAGTCTTTGACGTAGCCGTTGACCTTCGCAAGGGGAGTCCGACGTTTGGCAAGTGGGAAGGTGTCGTGCTTTCTGCTGAAAACAAGAAGCAGTTCTACATTCCCGAAGGATTCGCTCACGGGTTCGTGGTGCTTAGCGAAACGGCGACGTTTGTGTACAAGTGCACTCGCCTCTACGACCCGAAGGACGAAGGTGGCCTGATGTGGAATGACCCCGAAATCGGTATCGAGTGGCCGGTGGGCAATGGTTTTGAGCCGCTGCTTTCTGAAAAGGATACCAAGAATCCGGCGCTCAAGGACTTGGGCTTTGCCTTTGAACTCTAA